In one Oryza glaberrima chromosome 2, OglaRS2, whole genome shotgun sequence genomic region, the following are encoded:
- the LOC127763723 gene encoding protein ORANGE, chloroplastic-like, giving the protein MLCSARMLACSGLGGPGGRLRLSPRPGAYADRLRPPLPARRWRVASSAAASGGSPDLPSSSSSSSPPPTPAAASFGSGDEQATGSPGFCIIEGPETVQDFEKLDLQEIQDNIRSRRNKIFLHMEEIRRLRIQQRIKNVELGISVDVPEGELPDFPSFIPFLPPLSAANLKIYYATCFTLIAGIMVFGGFLAPILELKLGVGGTSYADFIRSVHLPMQLSQVDPIVASFSGGAVGVISALMVVEINNVKQQEHKRCKYCLGTGYLACARCSSTGTLVLTEPVSTFSDGDQPLSTPRTERCPNCSGAGKVMCPTCLCTGMAMASEHDPRIDPFD; this is encoded by the exons ATGCTCTGCTCGGCCCGCATGCTGGCCTGCAGCGGCCTCGGCGGCCCCGGGGGGCGGCTCCGGCTGTCGCCGCGGCCGGGGGCCTACGCTGACCGgctgcggccgccgctgccggcgcgcAGGTggcgggtcgcgtcctccgccgccgcgtcgggcgGATCCCCCGacctgccgtcgtcgtcgtcgtcgtcctcgccgcctccgacgcCTGCAGCAGCGTCGTTCGGCTCTGGTGATGAGCAGGCCACCGGCTCCCCGGG GTTTTGTATCATTGAAGGGCCTGAGACAGTCCAGGATTTTGAAAAGCTGGACTTGCAGGAGATTCAGGATAATATTAGGAGCCGCCGGAACAAGATCTTCTTGCATATGGAGGAG ATTCGCAGGTTGAGAATACAACAAAGAATAAAGAATGTTGAACTTGGGATCTCAGTTGATGTGCCTGAAGGGGAACTTCCTGATTTTCCATCATTCATTCCATTCTTGCCTCCCCTG AGTGCAGCTAATCTCAAAATCTACTATGCTACGTGTTTCACTTTGATTGCTGGGATAATGGTTTTCGGTGGATTTCTTGCACCAATT CTGGAACTTAAACTCGGTGTGGGAGGAACATCTTATGCAGACTTCATCCGCAGTGTCCATTTGCCGATGCAACTGAG TCAGGTAGATCCTATTGTGGCATCGTTCTCAGGTGGAGCAGTTGGAGTTATCTCCGCTCTAATGGTTGTTGAGATCAACAATGTCAAACAGCAGGAGCATAAGCGGTGCAAATATTGTTTAGGAACTG GATACCTGGCCTGTGCTCGCTGTTCAAGTACCGGAACTCTGGTGCTTACTGAACCGGTTTCAACATTCAGCGATGGTGATCAGCCTTTATCTACGCCAAGAACAGAGAGGTGCCCAAATTGTTCGGGCGCAGG